The Symphalangus syndactylus isolate Jambi chromosome 11, NHGRI_mSymSyn1-v2.1_pri, whole genome shotgun sequence genome contains a region encoding:
- the F2RL2 gene encoding proteinase-activated receptor 3, which yields MKALIFAAAGLLLLLPTFCQSGMEKDTNNLAKPTLPIKIFRGAPPNSFEKFPFSALEGWTGATITVKIKCPEESASHLHVKNATMEYLTSCLSTKLIPAIYLLVFVVGVPANAVTLWMLFFRTRSICTTVFYTNLAIADFLFCVTLPFKIAYHLNRNNWVFGEVLCPATTVIFYGNMYCSILLLACISINRYLAIVHPFTYRGLPKHTYALVTCGLVWATVFLYMLPFFILKQEYYLVQPDITTCHDVHNTCESSSPFQLYYFISLAFFGFLIPFVLIIYCYTAIIRTLNTYDHRWLWYVKATHLILVIFTICFAPSNITLIIHQANHYYNNTDGLYFIYLIALCLGSLNSCLDPLLFFLMSKIRNHSTAYLTK from the exons ATGAAAGCCCTCATCTTTGCAGCTGCTGGCCTCCTGCTTCTGTTGCCCACTTTTTGTCAGAGTG GCATGGAAAAAGATACAAACAACTTGGCAAAGCCAACCTTACCTATTAAGATCTTTCGTGGAGCTCCCCcaaattcttttgaaaaattccCCTTTTCTGCCTTAGAAGGCTGGACAGGAGCCACGATTACTGTAAAAATTAAGTGCCCTGAAGAAAGTGCTTCACATCTCCATGTGAAAAATGCTACCATGGAGTATCTGACCAGCTGCTTAAGTACCAAACTGATACCTGCCATCTACCTCCTGGTGTTTGTTGTTGGTGTCCCGGCCAATGCTGTGACCCTGTGGATGCTTTTCTTCAGGACCAGATCCATCTGTACCACCGTATTCTACACCAACCTGGCCAttgcagattttcttttttgtgttacaTTGCCCTTTAAGATAGCTTATCATCTCAATAGGAACAACTGGGTATTTGGAGAGGTCCTGTGCCCGGCCACCACAGTCATCTTCTATGGCAACATGTACTGCTCCATTCTGCTCCTTGCCTGCATCAGCATCAACCGCTACCTGGCTATCGTCCATCCTTTCACCTACCGGGGCCTGCCCAAGCACACCTATGCATTGGTAACATGTGGACTGGTGTGGGCAACAGTTTTCTTATATATGCTGCCATTTTTCATCCTGAAGCAGGAATATTACCTTGTTCAGCCAGACATCACCACCTGCCATGATGTTCACAACACATGCGAGTCCTCATCTCCCTTCCAACTCTACTACTTCATCTCCTTGGCATTCTTTGGATTCTTAATTCCATTTGTGCTTATCATCTACTGCTACACAGCCATCATCCGGACACTTAATACATATGATCATAGATGGTTGTGGTATGTTAAGGCGACTCACCTCATCCTGGTGATTTTTACCATTTGCTTTGCTCCAAGCAATATTACACTTATTATTCACCAAGCTAACCACTACTACAACAACACTGATggcttatattttatatatctcatAGCTTTGTGCCTGGGTAGCCTTAACAGTTGCTTAGacccattgcttttttttctcatgtCAAAAATCAGAAATCACTCCACTGCTTACCTTACAAAATAG